The following proteins are co-located in the Paenibacillus sp. FSL H8-0079 genome:
- a CDS encoding TetR/AcrR family transcriptional regulator, whose protein sequence is MSTVQGDKSEAILDAAYGIFGSKGFYETKMSDIADEAGIAKGTIYLYFKSKEQLFIAVSKRDCNSFISRLEYALNSHENTGDKLGAIAKTHLTYYYERRNHTKLFFMAPNNDPDLMKFMKAFMNQYMSMVCEVLESASVPEPVLLAEAYIGILDRLKMDIMLNPEFNEEHLNKRIAFAAALFLDGCRSFLQV, encoded by the coding sequence TTGAGCACTGTACAGGGGGACAAATCGGAGGCTATTTTGGATGCGGCCTATGGTATTTTTGGCTCGAAAGGTTTTTATGAGACGAAAATGTCTGATATTGCAGACGAAGCCGGCATCGCAAAAGGCACCATTTACTTATATTTCAAAAGCAAGGAACAACTTTTTATCGCAGTATCCAAGCGGGACTGTAACAGCTTTATCAGCCGTCTTGAATATGCTTTGAACTCGCATGAGAACACAGGTGATAAACTTGGAGCAATAGCTAAGACCCACCTTACGTATTATTATGAGCGCCGCAATCATACCAAGCTCTTCTTTATGGCACCCAATAATGATCCGGATCTGATGAAATTCATGAAGGCATTTATGAACCAATACATGAGCATGGTGTGTGAGGTATTGGAAAGTGCAAGTGTACCTGAGCCTGTATTGCTCGCGGAAGCCTATATTGGAATTCTGGACCGGCTGAAGATGGATATTATGTTGAATCCGGAGTTTAATGAGGAACATCTGAACAAACGAATTGCTTTTGCAGCAGCATTGTTTCTGGATGGATGCCGTTCTTTTTTACAAGTGTAA
- a CDS encoding ABC transporter substrate-binding protein, with translation MTRSNGVYIVRKPSIVTGILILFLATALLLSGCSSNAAGSGTQAATGKNADNVKIRIADTSTNPTFRVAIAKGFFENRGIDAESITFGSPAEGVNALFIKQVDIAYGADFPVLNALAKGEYSVIASAGQATDEAAAAWKLYAREDIQSGADLKGKKVSFIRGTFIPYLWDEYLKDQGLALSDVTQIGQGAFDESYIALKQGALDATWVIGSALTDKFDALEGVHQLTDMSQTPIRLGMGLISSNEFIQANPETVSDFLAALDEASTYAQAHPEEVADLMYQETKQPKDATLKDLPINPWEVGFTQAAYDSLAGQKKYMVDTGIIEQDFDLDTKLNLTSLQQTLPDKVTYRK, from the coding sequence ATGACTAGATCGAATGGGGTGTATATTGTGAGAAAACCATCCATAGTAACCGGCATATTGATATTATTCCTGGCTACGGCACTCCTATTATCCGGATGCAGTTCAAACGCAGCAGGATCGGGAACCCAAGCCGCTACCGGCAAAAATGCCGATAATGTAAAAATTCGAATCGCAGATACGAGTACCAACCCAACGTTCAGGGTAGCCATTGCCAAAGGTTTTTTTGAAAACAGAGGCATTGATGCAGAGAGTATTACGTTTGGTTCACCGGCTGAAGGTGTAAATGCACTATTTATCAAACAGGTAGATATTGCGTATGGGGCAGATTTCCCCGTTTTGAATGCTCTGGCTAAAGGGGAATATTCAGTCATCGCTTCTGCAGGTCAGGCTACGGATGAAGCGGCAGCTGCCTGGAAGCTGTATGCAAGGGAGGATATTCAGAGCGGAGCGGATTTGAAGGGCAAGAAAGTAAGCTTCATTCGAGGCACATTTATTCCATATCTATGGGATGAATATTTGAAGGATCAGGGATTGGCGCTCAGTGATGTGACGCAAATTGGTCAGGGGGCTTTTGATGAGTCCTACATCGCACTGAAACAGGGAGCCCTTGATGCCACTTGGGTAATCGGTTCCGCGTTAACTGATAAATTCGATGCACTCGAAGGAGTGCATCAGCTGACGGATATGTCCCAGACGCCTATACGCCTTGGTATGGGGCTGATATCGAGTAATGAATTCATTCAGGCAAACCCCGAGACGGTAAGTGATTTTCTTGCGGCGCTTGATGAGGCATCCACGTATGCTCAAGCGCATCCTGAAGAGGTTGCAGATCTGATGTATCAAGAGACCAAACAGCCTAAAGATGCCACGTTGAAAGACCTTCCGATCAATCCATGGGAAGTTGGATTTACGCAGGCTGCTTATGATAGTTTGGCAGGTCAGAAGAAATATATGGTGGACACCGGAATCATCGAACAGGATTTTGATCTCGACACCAAACTCAATCTGACTTCTCTCCAACAGACGCTGCCGGATAAAGTGACATACCGTAAATAA
- a CDS encoding ABC transporter permease yields MKWLEKKWVSIPLLWVTVILIWQLGALIYGPDVIPGPWHTILGARELIADGTLMQYIGISFTRVLAGWVLGSIIAIPVGLIIGKVHIIRLFAEPFLNFIRFIPPIAFITLFLVWFGIGEQSKIALIMYATFFIVVLNTLTGVLSVEEDKIRSARSMGANERQILLHVIVPATTPYIFTGVRLAMGTSYMAIIGAEMIASNEGVGYLIWNSRLFFRTDWIFVGLISLGFMGFLTDRLFNWFGRRVLYRYGVIGGAKRV; encoded by the coding sequence ATGAAATGGTTGGAGAAAAAATGGGTGTCTATCCCGCTTCTATGGGTAACGGTCATCTTAATCTGGCAGCTCGGCGCCCTCATCTATGGGCCTGACGTAATCCCTGGTCCGTGGCACACGATCCTGGGAGCACGCGAACTGATTGCTGACGGTACGCTGATGCAGTATATCGGAATCAGCTTCACTCGTGTACTGGCGGGCTGGGTACTGGGAAGCATCATTGCTATTCCAGTAGGATTAATTATTGGCAAGGTGCATATCATCCGGCTGTTCGCCGAGCCATTCCTTAACTTTATACGTTTTATCCCGCCAATTGCCTTTATTACCTTATTCCTGGTGTGGTTCGGAATTGGAGAGCAATCCAAGATCGCGCTTATTATGTACGCAACCTTCTTCATTGTTGTGCTGAATACACTGACAGGTGTGCTCTCCGTTGAAGAAGATAAAATCCGGTCGGCCCGCAGTATGGGAGCCAATGAACGGCAGATTCTGTTACATGTAATTGTTCCGGCAACAACCCCGTATATCTTCACGGGTGTGCGACTGGCGATGGGGACTTCTTATATGGCCATAATCGGTGCTGAGATGATTGCCTCGAATGAAGGAGTCGGTTACTTGATCTGGAATTCCAGACTCTTTTTCCGGACGGATTGGATCTTTGTCGGGCTGATTTCCCTGGGCTTTATGGGATTCCTGACGGATCGATTGTTCAACTGGTTTGGTCGCAGAGTACTCTACCGATATGGGGTCATTGGCGGAGCGAAGCGGGTCTGA
- a CDS encoding DUF92 domain-containing protein: MDWIIGAVCASMVAGAAYAKKSLTLSGCLAAIMMGTIYYGAGNLFWFGTLLLFFITSTLLSRFRKDRKQELEKSYAKSGNRDAGQVMANGGMGMFLCLGYWIFPHPAWVYAFIGVMATVTSDTWATEIGSLSRKPPRSVLTWKVLTPGASGGVSLLGTVAAAVGGALIGAGAFLFSWIAGIEGLSLFSWTFVGLVGGMAGAFADSYLGATVQMMYRCTVCGREVEVHEHCGHPTVRARGWAWMSNDLVNVLSSVIGGCVAIGLGNILAW, encoded by the coding sequence ATGGATTGGATTATTGGCGCCGTATGCGCTTCTATGGTGGCAGGTGCTGCCTATGCGAAAAAGTCGCTAACCCTGTCTGGCTGCCTGGCAGCCATCATGATGGGAACGATATATTACGGAGCCGGTAACCTGTTCTGGTTTGGCACGTTATTGTTGTTTTTCATTACTTCAACGTTGCTCTCCAGGTTTCGTAAAGATCGGAAGCAGGAGCTGGAGAAATCCTATGCCAAGTCAGGAAATCGGGATGCCGGACAAGTGATGGCTAATGGTGGGATGGGCATGTTCCTATGTCTGGGATACTGGATATTTCCACATCCGGCATGGGTATATGCTTTCATTGGTGTAATGGCTACCGTTACATCGGATACATGGGCAACCGAAATTGGGAGTCTCAGTCGCAAGCCGCCGCGCTCTGTTCTCACGTGGAAGGTACTTACGCCAGGTGCTTCAGGAGGTGTCTCACTTCTTGGCACCGTGGCTGCAGCCGTAGGCGGGGCACTGATTGGTGCGGGAGCATTCTTGTTTTCCTGGATCGCCGGGATAGAAGGGCTTAGTCTGTTTAGTTGGACTTTTGTCGGCCTTGTGGGTGGAATGGCAGGTGCTTTTGCCGATTCCTATCTGGGCGCAACCGTTCAGATGATGTATCGTTGTACCGTCTGTGGCCGTGAAGTTGAGGTACATGAACATTGCGGGCATCCGACGGTTCGGGCTCGTGGCTGGGCATGGATGAGTAACGACCTGGTGAACGTGCTTAGCTCGGTGATCGGTGGATGTGTGGCGATTGGTTTAGGTAACATTTTGGCGTGGTAA
- a CDS encoding ABC transporter ATP-binding protein, whose protein sequence is MSLPATQHTIHIEQLRKTYHAPSNGDVHYIIKDVDLVIKGGEFFVLLGPSGCGKSTLLNMIAGFISKSGGQLKVDNKEIDRPGRDRAMVFQQADSSLFPWLTVRENVEFGLRMSKVPKTQRREISDRYIQLVGLSAHEGKFPKELSGGMKQRVQLARVLANDSAILLMDEPFGALDAMTRRTMQKELVNIWKETHKTVIFVTHDIQEALLLGERIGIMSVGPSSNITDIYHNNLPYPRNIASSEFNTLYDRIQGHFEE, encoded by the coding sequence ATGTCCTTACCTGCAACTCAGCATACCATTCATATTGAACAGCTTCGGAAAACGTATCATGCCCCGAGCAATGGGGATGTGCATTATATCATTAAGGATGTCGATCTGGTCATCAAGGGAGGAGAATTCTTTGTCCTGCTTGGTCCCAGCGGGTGCGGAAAGTCAACGTTGCTGAACATGATCGCGGGTTTTATCTCCAAGTCGGGGGGACAACTTAAGGTAGATAACAAGGAGATTGACAGACCGGGCAGGGATCGGGCGATGGTATTTCAGCAGGCGGATTCGTCTCTCTTTCCATGGTTAACCGTGAGGGAGAATGTTGAATTCGGGCTTCGAATGTCCAAGGTGCCTAAGACACAACGGCGTGAGATCTCTGATCGTTACATTCAGCTTGTTGGACTGAGTGCTCATGAGGGCAAATTTCCAAAAGAGCTATCAGGTGGCATGAAGCAGCGGGTTCAATTGGCCCGCGTACTTGCGAATGACTCGGCGATCTTGCTGATGGATGAGCCATTCGGCGCGCTGGACGCGATGACGCGGAGGACTATGCAGAAGGAACTGGTGAATATCTGGAAAGAAACCCATAAGACCGTTATCTTTGTCACCCACGATATTCAGGAGGCGTTATTGCTTGGTGAGCGCATAGGCATTATGTCCGTAGGTCCATCTTCGAATATAACAGATATTTACCACAACAACTTACCTTACCCGAGGAACATCGCCTCGTCTGAGTTCAACACCCTGTATGACCGAATTCAAGGCCACTTTGAAGAATAA